The Pelagibacterium halotolerans B2 nucleotide sequence AGCTTGATGGTCTTGAAATCCATCAGCGTGACCGGAGGCAGCACTTCATAGGAGACCGAAAATGCTAGATCGCCCTCGCCGTCGAGCACACGGTTGATGAGCGCCTGGTCTTCACTGAGATCGATTTCCGGCTGGGTTGCCGCCTTCTCCGAGCGCTCTTCGAGCGTCTTGGAAACCGTCTCGTTGATCGAATCCTGAAGCACTTCGCTCATCAGCGAACGGCCATAGACCTTTTTCAGATGCGCCGTCGGCACCTTGCCGGGGCGGAAGCCCTTGAGCTGCACCTTGCCCCGAACCTCGTCGAGCTTTTCGTCGAGTTTCGATGCGAGCGCCGTCGCCGGAATGGTCACATCGAGCTTGCGGCGCAGCCCTTCGTTCAGAGTTTCAGTCACGTTCATTTTGCGTATCGATCCCGTATTTTCGTAAATCGTGTTTGGAGGCCGGCGCGAATTTGGTGCGGGTGAGAGGAGTCGAACCTCCACGCCTTGCGGCGCTGGAACCTAAATCCAGTGCGTCTGCCAGTTCCGCCACACCCGCGCATCTCGTACGCCGGGCGCCGAGTTGGCACGCGTCCTAGCCCAACTTCTCTTTACAGTCAAAGCCTCATTGGTTCGCAGGCGGCCTTCCCCGCGTGTTTGCGCGCGACGCCACCCTGTTCCATGATGCCGACGGGACCCACCGTTAGCACGACCCGCAATATGCACAATAATTCGGCAATATGCCCACATTTTACCCAGTCCATTCCGCTTCAGTGCGAGAATCCGGTTTTGCTTTTCCCCGTAAATCATTGATTTTAAACTCGGGTGATGATCGAAATTCCGACTGGCATAACCCATGCATTCAATGGGCCAACCGGTCCCGAACATGAGGAGACGTGGACATGAAAAAGATTGAGGCCATCGTCAAACCCTTCAAGCTCGATGAGGTCAAAGAAGCCCTCCAGGAAGTTGGGTTGCAAGGCATCACAGTGACGGAGGCCAAGGGATTCGGGCGTCAGAAGGGCCATACCGAGCTCTATCGAGGCGCCGAATACGTCGTCGATTTCCTGCCCAAGGTCAAAGTCGAGGTCGTTGTACCGGACCAACTTGCCGACAAGGCGATCGAGGCGATCCGCAACGCGGCGCAAACGGGTCGCATTGGTGATGGCAAGATTTTCGTTTCGACGGTCGAACAGGCCATTCGAATCCGCACGGGCGAAAGCGGAGACGAAGCCCTCTAACCGGGCTTCGTGAAACCAAGTCAGGCGCGCGACAAACTCCTCCCGGACTTTAGAGCGCAGGCATAAACTTCAAACACCAATATCTGGGGATCTATTATGAGCTCAGCAAACGATCTTATGAAAAAGATCAAGGACGAAGGCATCAAATACGTTGACCTTCGCTTCACCGACCTGCGCGGCAAGCTTCAGCATGTCACCATGGACGCGTCGGTCGTCGATGCCGACATGTTCGAGGAAGGCGTCATGTTCGACGGCTCCTCGATCGCTGGCTGGAAGGCCATCAATGAATCCGACATGGTCCTGATGCCCGACAACGATTCGGCCTATGTCGATCCGTTCTTCTCGGCGCCGACCCTGTGCGTGAACTGCGACATTCTCGAGCCCGCCACCTACCAGCCCTACAATCGCGATCCCCGCTCCATCGCCAAGAAGGCCGAGGCTTTCGTCAAGACCTCCGGCGTCGGCGATTTCGTCGGTTTCGGTCCCGAGCCCGAATTCTTCCTGTTCGACGATGTGAAATACTCGACCTCGACCTACAAGGTCGGTTTCCAGGTCGATTCCTCCGAACTCGGCTCCAATTCGGATGCCGATTACGAAGGCGGCAACACCGGCCACCACATCGCGCTCAAGAAGGGCTATTTCCCGGTTCCCCCCGTCGATAGCGCCCAGGACATCCGCGGTGAAATGCTCGAAGCTCTCGCCGCCATGGGCGTCGTTGTCGAAAAGCACCACCACGAAGTGGCTTCCGCTCAGCACGAACTCGGCATCAAGTTCGCGCCGATGATCACCGCTGCCGATCACGTCCTGCTCTACAAGTACGGCGTCCAGCAGGTCGCCCAGTCCTACGGCAAGACCGCAACCTTCATGCCCAAGCCCGTCTATGGCGATAACGGCTCGGGCATGCACTGCCACCAGTCGATCTGGAAAGACGGCAAGCCGCTCTTTGCCGGCGACGAATATGCCGGTCTGTCGATGGAATGCCTTTACTACATCGGCGGCGTCATCAAGCACGCCAAGGCCATCAACGCCTTCACCAACCCGACCACCAACTCCTACAAGCGTCTGGTGCCGGGCTTTGAAGCTCCCGTTCTGCTGGCCTATTCGGCCCGCAACCGGTCCGCTTCGTGCCGCATCCCCTTCGGGCAGAGCCCCAAGTCCAAGCGCGTCGAAGTCCGCTTCCCCGATCCGCTTGCCAACCCCTATCTCGCCTTCACTGCGCTGCTCATGGCAGGCCTTGACGGTATCAAGAACAAGATCCACCCCGGCGACCCGATGGACAAGGATCTCTACGAACTGCCCAAGGAAGAGCTCCAGGGCATCCCCACCGTTTCCGCCTCGCTGCGCGAAGCGCTGGAAAGCCTCTCGGCCGACCGCGACTTCCTCAAGGCCGGCGGCGTGATGGACGACGACTTCATCGACTCCTACATCGACCTCAAGATGGAAGAAGTCATCAAGTTCGAGCACACCCCTCACCCCGTCGAGTACGAAATGTACTACTCGGCCTGAAGCCACGACGGATCGCAAATGGAAAGGGCTCTCTCGGGAGCCCTTTTTTGCTTTGGGGGACCGCGCGGCTCTTACCCCTGCCCCCA carries:
- a CDS encoding P-II family nitrogen regulator, whose amino-acid sequence is MKKIEAIVKPFKLDEVKEALQEVGLQGITVTEAKGFGRQKGHTELYRGAEYVVDFLPKVKVEVVVPDQLADKAIEAIRNAAQTGRIGDGKIFVSTVEQAIRIRTGESGDEAL
- the glnA gene encoding type I glutamate--ammonia ligase, producing the protein MSSANDLMKKIKDEGIKYVDLRFTDLRGKLQHVTMDASVVDADMFEEGVMFDGSSIAGWKAINESDMVLMPDNDSAYVDPFFSAPTLCVNCDILEPATYQPYNRDPRSIAKKAEAFVKTSGVGDFVGFGPEPEFFLFDDVKYSTSTYKVGFQVDSSELGSNSDADYEGGNTGHHIALKKGYFPVPPVDSAQDIRGEMLEALAAMGVVVEKHHHEVASAQHELGIKFAPMITAADHVLLYKYGVQQVAQSYGKTATFMPKPVYGDNGSGMHCHQSIWKDGKPLFAGDEYAGLSMECLYYIGGVIKHAKAINAFTNPTTNSYKRLVPGFEAPVLLAYSARNRSASCRIPFGQSPKSKRVEVRFPDPLANPYLAFTALLMAGLDGIKNKIHPGDPMDKDLYELPKEELQGIPTVSASLREALESLSADRDFLKAGGVMDDDFIDSYIDLKMEEVIKFEHTPHPVEYEMYYSA